The proteins below come from a single Serratia fonticola genomic window:
- a CDS encoding enterobactin synthase subunit F, with product MSETSILPTGQQVTVELPLVAAQPGIWVADQISPYGNAYAVAHYIELNGPLDKDHLLQAISLGLAEVDTLRLRFVERDGVPMQYYDATMPLAAPEWIDLSDSADAEAAAHALMQIDLGAELRVSSGKPLYRHILMRLPDDRWFWYQRYHHLVVDGFSFTAIARRIANIYTRLYQHEQPEPTPFTPFSDVVAEYQQYQQSPGYQRDADFWLNKARQLPTPATLCPQPLAGQAPSTRIHRLAQFCAAQDLAPLVSLGQQQQLSAADMVMALVAVWVARLTGQTHYSAGFIFMRRMGSAALCATGPVINVLPVEMHVAPQATLADIAAQISRELKFARRHQRYDAEQVQRDLGRIGDSQPLYGTVFNFKMFDYQLDFAGIKGITHDLASGPVRDLEIALFIDEAGTLKIELLANAERYQLAELTEHLKRLPLLLRQFASQPTLPVSEADLLSEKDHALLAKVNDTAYPMAAQTLSGLLAEQANKTPNAPALADEHYRFNYRETREQVIALAQHLVAQGVQPGDIVAVALPRSVFLSLALMAIVEAGAAYLPLDTGYPDERLSMMLEDAAPRLIITDASQQARFVGQGEVLLYDAPLVASAAAPSAIQGPTPHHPAYIIFTSGSTGRPKGVLVGHQAIVNRLLWMQHQYPLAADDVVLQKTPCSFDVSVWEFFWPLMVGAQLVMAPPEAHRDPQQLQTLIDRHNVTTMHFVPSMLAAFVGALDSATAIAHCQPLRQVFCSGEALPAELCRLWQSRTQVPLHNLYGPTEAAVDVTWHPAFGDALAAVTGANVPIGLPVWNTGLRILDARLRPVPPGVAGDLYLTGVQLAHGYLARPDLTASRFVADPQGNGGRMYRTGDVARWLPDGAVEYLGRSDDQLKIRGQRIELSEIDHALLSLPGVRQAVAHALVLEGTVVDAMGGDARQLVGYLVPQPGVHLDSEALRAALADRLPPHMVPIALVEMAELPLSANGKLDRKALPQPQTGAGKAGREPEPGLESEIAAVFARLLQREQVFADDDFFALGGHSLLAMRLAAELRRDLGKAVSVGQVMVASKVEQLAQLLAEERTQEEADQCGFDSVLPLRVTEGPTLFCLHPASGFSWQFSVLPRYIDQHWSLVGIQSPRPDGPLALGEDMDQVCDAHLATVLQVQPHGPYHFIGYSLGGTLAQGIAARLQARGEEVAFLGLLDTYPPETQNWDVMLDDNVLKEVQREREQFLAVSEDTLDPALGEARVAMFDNIEANYADSVRLLSHTHTAHFQGQATLFVAKRTLQAGMDVQQTWAEYVDALQVFELDCAHVDIVSPASFKVLGPLLNRVLRAL from the coding sequence GTGTCAGAAACCTCTATTTTACCCACCGGGCAACAGGTGACCGTTGAATTGCCATTGGTGGCCGCGCAGCCCGGTATTTGGGTTGCCGATCAAATTTCACCGTACGGCAATGCCTATGCGGTCGCCCATTATATCGAACTGAACGGCCCGCTGGATAAAGACCACCTGCTACAGGCGATCTCACTGGGCCTGGCTGAAGTGGATACCTTAAGGCTGCGTTTCGTTGAGCGTGACGGTGTGCCGATGCAGTATTACGACGCCACGATGCCGTTGGCTGCGCCGGAATGGATTGATTTAAGCGACTCGGCGGATGCAGAGGCGGCGGCCCACGCACTGATGCAGATCGACCTTGGTGCCGAATTGCGAGTGAGCAGCGGCAAACCGCTGTATCGCCATATCCTGATGCGTTTGCCCGACGATCGCTGGTTCTGGTATCAGCGTTACCATCATCTGGTGGTCGATGGTTTCAGCTTTACCGCCATCGCTCGCCGTATCGCCAATATTTATACCCGCCTATATCAGCACGAGCAGCCGGAACCGACGCCGTTCACGCCTTTTAGCGATGTGGTGGCGGAATATCAGCAATACCAGCAATCTCCAGGTTATCAGCGTGATGCCGATTTTTGGTTGAACAAGGCACGGCAGTTGCCCACGCCAGCCACCCTCTGCCCACAACCGTTAGCCGGGCAAGCACCCTCGACGCGTATTCACCGCTTGGCGCAGTTCTGTGCCGCGCAGGATCTTGCGCCACTGGTCAGCCTGGGCCAACAACAGCAGCTCAGCGCAGCCGATATGGTGATGGCGCTGGTGGCCGTGTGGGTGGCTCGTCTGACAGGGCAAACCCACTACAGCGCCGGGTTTATTTTTATGCGCCGCATGGGTTCGGCTGCGCTTTGTGCCACTGGGCCGGTGATTAACGTACTGCCGGTGGAAATGCACGTCGCGCCGCAGGCAACGCTGGCCGATATCGCCGCGCAAATCAGCCGTGAACTGAAATTTGCCCGCCGCCATCAGCGCTATGATGCCGAACAGGTACAGCGCGATTTGGGGCGTATTGGCGACAGCCAGCCGCTGTATGGCACCGTCTTCAACTTCAAGATGTTCGATTACCAGCTCGATTTTGCCGGTATCAAAGGGATCACCCACGATCTGGCTTCTGGCCCGGTGCGTGATTTGGAAATCGCCTTGTTTATCGACGAGGCTGGCACGCTGAAGATTGAGCTGTTGGCCAATGCCGAGCGTTATCAGTTGGCCGAACTGACGGAGCACTTAAAGCGCTTGCCACTGTTGCTGCGGCAGTTTGCGAGCCAACCGACATTGCCGGTAAGCGAAGCCGATTTGCTGAGTGAAAAAGATCACGCCTTGCTGGCCAAGGTGAACGACACCGCTTATCCGATGGCAGCCCAGACCCTCAGTGGTCTGTTGGCCGAACAGGCGAATAAAACTCCGAATGCCCCGGCGCTGGCCGATGAACACTACCGGTTCAACTACCGCGAAACTCGCGAACAGGTGATCGCCCTGGCCCAACATTTGGTGGCTCAGGGTGTGCAACCGGGCGACATCGTGGCGGTGGCATTGCCGCGCTCGGTCTTCCTGTCGCTGGCGTTAATGGCAATAGTGGAAGCGGGAGCGGCCTATTTGCCACTGGATACCGGCTATCCAGATGAGCGCCTCAGCATGATGCTGGAAGACGCGGCCCCACGCCTGATTATCACCGATGCCTCCCAACAGGCGCGTTTTGTGGGGCAGGGGGAAGTGCTGTTATACGATGCGCCACTGGTAGCCTCCGCTGCTGCACCGAGCGCGATCCAAGGCCCGACGCCGCATCATCCGGCCTATATCATCTTCACATCCGGCTCAACCGGGCGGCCGAAGGGCGTGCTGGTTGGGCATCAGGCCATCGTTAACCGTTTACTGTGGATGCAGCATCAGTACCCGCTGGCGGCAGACGATGTGGTGCTGCAAAAAACTCCGTGCAGCTTTGACGTCTCGGTGTGGGAATTCTTCTGGCCACTGATGGTGGGCGCGCAGTTAGTGATGGCACCGCCGGAGGCTCACCGCGATCCTCAACAACTGCAAACGCTAATCGATCGGCATAACGTCACTACCATGCACTTTGTTCCTTCGATGCTGGCGGCCTTTGTCGGTGCTTTGGACAGCGCAACTGCCATCGCCCATTGCCAGCCACTGCGTCAGGTGTTCTGTAGCGGTGAAGCATTACCGGCAGAGCTGTGCCGCCTGTGGCAGAGCCGCACTCAGGTGCCGTTGCATAACCTCTACGGCCCTACCGAGGCGGCGGTGGACGTGACCTGGCATCCGGCCTTTGGTGACGCCCTTGCAGCGGTTACCGGAGCTAACGTCCCCATCGGATTGCCGGTGTGGAATACCGGTTTACGTATTCTCGACGCGCGCTTACGCCCAGTGCCACCGGGTGTAGCAGGCGATCTATATCTGACCGGCGTGCAACTGGCTCATGGTTATCTGGCCAGGCCGGATCTGACCGCCAGCCGCTTCGTCGCCGATCCGCAGGGCAACGGTGGCCGGATGTATCGCACCGGTGACGTCGCCCGCTGGCTGCCAGACGGCGCGGTAGAATATCTGGGGCGCAGCGACGATCAGCTGAAAATTCGCGGTCAGCGGATAGAACTCAGTGAGATCGACCACGCCCTGCTGTCACTGCCGGGCGTACGTCAGGCGGTGGCTCATGCCTTGGTATTGGAGGGCACGGTCGTTGATGCAATGGGCGGCGATGCCCGGCAACTGGTTGGCTATCTGGTCCCGCAACCTGGCGTACATCTGGATAGCGAAGCCCTACGTGCTGCGCTAGCCGATCGCTTGCCACCGCATATGGTGCCGATCGCCCTGGTTGAAATGGCCGAGTTGCCTCTCAGCGCCAACGGCAAGCTCGATCGCAAAGCCTTACCACAACCGCAAACCGGTGCTGGAAAGGCCGGACGCGAGCCGGAACCCGGGTTGGAAAGCGAGATTGCCGCAGTCTTTGCCCGTTTGCTCCAGCGCGAGCAGGTATTTGCCGATGATGATTTCTTTGCCCTGGGCGGGCATTCATTGCTGGCGATGCGCCTGGCCGCCGAGTTGCGGCGCGATCTGGGTAAAGCGGTATCGGTCGGCCAGGTGATGGTCGCTTCGAAAGTGGAGCAACTGGCTCAGCTATTGGCGGAAGAACGCACGCAGGAAGAGGCCGACCAATGCGGTTTCGACAGCGTGTTGCCGCTGCGCGTTACCGAAGGCCCAACGCTGTTCTGTCTGCACCCGGCTTCCGGTTTCTCCTGGCAATTCAGCGTTCTGCCGCGTTATATCGATCAGCATTGGTCGCTGGTGGGCATTCAGTCTCCACGCCCGGATGGCCCATTGGCGTTGGGTGAGGATATGGATCAAGTCTGCGATGCGCATCTGGCCACGGTATTACAGGTACAGCCACACGGCCCGTATCACTTTATCGGTTATTCCCTGGGGGGAACGTTGGCGCAAGGTATCGCAGCGCGTTTGCAGGCGCGTGGGGAGGAGGTGGCTTTCCTTGGCTTGCTGGATACCTATCCGCCGGAAACCCAGAACTGGGACGTGATGCTGGACGACAACGTACTCAAAGAGGTGCAGCGCGAGCGTGAGCAGTTCCTGGCGGTATCAGAAGATACGCTCGATCCGGCGCTGGGCGAGGCGCGTGTCGCGATGTTTGACAATATCGAAGCCAACTACGCGGATTCGGTCAGGCTGTTGTCACACACCCATACGGCGCATTTCCAAGGGCAAGCGACGCTGTTTGTGGCCAAGCGCACCTTGCAAGCAGGCATGGATGTGCAGCAGACCTGGGCGGAATATGTCGATGCGTTGCAGGTGTTTGAGCTGGATTGTGCGCATGTGGATATCGTTTCACCGGCTTCGTTCAAGGTGTTGGGACCCTTGTTAAACCGGGTGTTGCGGGCACTGTAG
- a CDS encoding MbtH family protein produces METLNPFDDEQQICYVLRNEELLYSLWPDFSTIPAGWISVFGPASREHCVHWLEQNWQDMRPASLRKA; encoded by the coding sequence ATGGAAACCTTAAACCCGTTCGATGACGAGCAGCAAATTTGCTACGTCCTGCGTAATGAAGAACTGCTTTACAGCCTGTGGCCGGATTTCAGCACCATCCCAGCCGGTTGGATCAGCGTTTTTGGCCCGGCTTCCCGGGAGCACTGTGTGCACTGGCTAGAACAGAATTGGCAGGATATGCGGCCCGCATCACTGCGTAAGGCGTGA
- the fes gene encoding enterochelin esterase has product MKTEQQPASSTLLASKHAGSHGWWLDIARRGTPLVEPQDNGRWKVTFLWRDPQGGELTSAYQRVWIHINCLTDHHQASPPQSLQRLAGSDVWYWQTELQGDWRGSYCFIPCMEDRPFEPQGDNSHANMLSIRHWWHQVFARATHDLLNPYRAWPGVGGHTLSGLHMPQAPQQPAWRDFDNYAVTSGRCTPAPPAKLQRHTWHSQRLGTSRHVWIYSTGESNPAARPLAILLDGQFWANQMPVWDPLMQLTRTGQLPEAVYLLIDVIDQQHRARELTCNDEFWLALQEELLPQLADWAPHSREAANTVVAGQSFGGLGSLYAGLRWPEYFGATISQSGSFWWPRRDMLQLPTVPEDACWLIRQVEDGQLGACGKLKVFLEAGAHEKLVHRVNDRMAALLSETGHQVQYRLVEGGHDALCWRGGLLDGLQAHWSELANCRAELKPSANPFHA; this is encoded by the coding sequence TTGAAAACTGAACAACAACCAGCAAGCAGTACGTTATTGGCGAGCAAGCATGCAGGGAGCCACGGTTGGTGGCTGGATATCGCCCGGCGTGGCACCCCCTTGGTGGAACCGCAGGATAATGGGCGATGGAAGGTGACGTTCTTGTGGCGCGACCCTCAGGGCGGTGAACTGACCTCGGCTTATCAACGTGTCTGGATCCATATCAATTGCCTTACCGATCATCATCAAGCATCGCCCCCGCAGAGCCTGCAACGGCTTGCTGGCTCGGACGTCTGGTATTGGCAAACCGAGCTGCAAGGCGACTGGCGCGGCAGCTACTGTTTTATCCCCTGCATGGAGGATCGTCCCTTCGAACCGCAGGGGGACAATTCCCACGCCAACATGCTTTCTATTCGCCACTGGTGGCATCAGGTGTTTGCCCGCGCAACTCACGATCTGCTTAATCCTTACCGCGCCTGGCCTGGAGTCGGGGGGCACACGCTTTCCGGCCTGCATATGCCACAGGCTCCCCAACAACCAGCCTGGCGGGACTTTGACAACTATGCCGTGACCAGCGGCCGCTGTACGCCTGCACCTCCTGCCAAACTGCAACGGCATACCTGGCATAGCCAGCGACTGGGAACCTCCCGCCACGTCTGGATCTACTCCACCGGTGAAAGTAACCCGGCGGCGCGGCCATTGGCTATTTTGCTGGACGGCCAATTCTGGGCCAATCAGATGCCGGTCTGGGATCCGCTGATGCAACTGACGCGTACTGGCCAACTGCCGGAGGCGGTCTATCTGCTGATCGACGTGATCGACCAGCAACACCGCGCACGGGAACTGACCTGCAACGATGAGTTTTGGTTGGCCCTACAGGAAGAGTTATTACCGCAATTGGCCGACTGGGCACCGCACAGCCGTGAGGCTGCCAACACCGTGGTAGCTGGGCAAAGCTTTGGTGGCTTGGGGTCGCTCTATGCTGGCCTGCGCTGGCCGGAATATTTTGGTGCCACCATCAGCCAGTCCGGCTCGTTCTGGTGGCCCCGCCGCGATATGTTGCAATTGCCCACCGTGCCCGAGGATGCCTGCTGGTTGATCCGCCAAGTAGAAGACGGGCAGTTGGGTGCGTGCGGCAAGCTGAAGGTGTTTTTAGAGGCCGGGGCGCATGAAAAGCTGGTCCACCGGGTGAATGACCGTATGGCGGCCCTGTTAAGTGAAACCGGGCATCAGGTGCAATATCGGCTGGTGGAGGGCGGGCACGATGCGTTGTGCTGGCGTGGTGGTTTACTCGATGGTCTGCAGGCGCATTGGTCGGAGCTGGCCAACTGCCGTGCCGAATTGAAGCCATCCGCCAACCCTTTTCATGCTTAA
- a CDS encoding TonB-dependent siderophore receptor encodes MNRKLSRYSLATLIGLGLGTSAFSVTVNAEQTAPPSDSAALAEKSKKESASEDVIVVTAAKQNLQAPGVSTITAEEIKRRPPARDINELIRTMPGVNLTGNSTSGQRGNNRQIDIRGMGPENTLILIDGKPASSRNSVRQGWRGERDTRGDTAWVPPDMIERIEVLRGPAAARYGNGAAGGVVNIITKKTTQDLHGSLNGYFNVPQHKDEGATKRTDFSLSGPLSDQLSFRLFGGYSKTQADAWDINQGHQSERTGTYANTLPAGREGVIDKNIDALLSWEFAHLQTLDFQYAYGRQGNLYAGDTQNTNTNALVQSNYGKETNRMYRETYAVNYRGAWDSGVSTNNYVQFERTRNTRLAEGLAGGTEGIFANDSYNTTRLDDFTAHSEVSIPFDMWVPQTATLGTEWNQQKMKDPSSTTQSMTEGGLIPGIDATNRSPYSSAKIFSLFAENNAELTDSTMLTPGLRFDHHSEAGDNWSPSLNLSQELGDLFTLKMGIARAYKAPTLFQSNGNYVLYSRGQGCAASGGACYLIGNDDLKAENSINKEIGLEFHHDDWLAGITYFRNDYRNKIEAGYAPTGTTTNGKTDIYRWENVPKAVVQGLEGTLNVPVSETVAWNNNATYMIENENKTTGDYLSIIPEFTINSTLSWQATQDLSLQGTMTWYGRQKPKKYNYKGEPVTGTEKREVSPYTVFGLSSTYAVTKNVSITGGIDNLFDKRQFRAGNAQTTGNAVTNSYMYGAGAATYNEPGRTYFMSLNTQF; translated from the coding sequence ATGAATCGGAAGTTATCTCGTTATTCTTTAGCCACACTCATCGGGTTAGGATTGGGCACGTCTGCATTTTCCGTTACGGTCAATGCCGAGCAAACGGCCCCCCCCTCAGACAGCGCCGCGCTGGCTGAGAAAAGCAAAAAAGAATCCGCCTCTGAAGATGTCATCGTCGTCACCGCCGCCAAACAAAACCTTCAAGCGCCCGGCGTTTCCACCATCACTGCCGAAGAAATCAAAAGACGCCCTCCCGCTCGTGATATCAATGAGCTGATCCGTACCATGCCGGGGGTCAACCTGACCGGTAACTCCACCAGCGGCCAGCGGGGCAACAACCGCCAGATCGATATCCGCGGTATGGGGCCAGAAAATACCCTGATCCTGATCGATGGCAAGCCAGCCAGCAGCCGTAACTCGGTACGCCAGGGCTGGCGCGGTGAGCGTGATACCCGTGGCGACACCGCCTGGGTGCCACCAGATATGATCGAACGTATCGAAGTGCTGCGTGGCCCAGCGGCTGCCCGCTATGGTAACGGTGCAGCAGGTGGCGTAGTCAATATCATCACCAAGAAAACCACCCAAGATCTTCATGGCTCGCTAAACGGTTATTTCAACGTACCGCAGCATAAGGATGAAGGCGCCACCAAGCGTACCGATTTCAGCCTTTCCGGCCCGTTGAGCGATCAGTTGAGCTTCCGTCTGTTCGGTGGCTACAGCAAAACGCAGGCCGACGCCTGGGATATCAACCAGGGGCATCAGTCCGAACGTACCGGCACCTATGCCAATACTCTGCCTGCCGGTCGTGAAGGAGTGATCGACAAAAATATCGATGCCTTGCTGAGCTGGGAATTCGCCCACCTGCAGACCTTGGATTTCCAGTACGCCTATGGCCGCCAGGGTAACCTGTACGCCGGGGATACCCAGAACACCAACACCAATGCGCTGGTACAGAGCAACTACGGTAAAGAAACCAACCGTATGTATCGTGAAACCTATGCGGTCAATTATCGTGGCGCATGGGATAGCGGCGTCAGCACCAACAACTATGTCCAGTTTGAGCGCACGCGCAATACCCGCTTAGCCGAAGGGCTGGCCGGGGGCACTGAAGGGATCTTCGCCAACGATAGCTACAATACTACCCGTTTGGATGATTTCACGGCGCACAGCGAAGTCAGTATCCCGTTCGATATGTGGGTACCACAAACCGCCACGCTGGGTACCGAGTGGAACCAACAGAAGATGAAAGATCCGTCTTCAACCACTCAGTCGATGACCGAAGGCGGCCTGATCCCTGGCATCGATGCCACCAACCGCAGCCCGTATTCTTCGGCCAAAATCTTCTCGCTGTTTGCCGAGAATAACGCCGAACTGACAGACTCCACCATGCTGACACCGGGCCTGCGCTTCGATCACCATTCCGAAGCCGGTGATAACTGGAGCCCGTCGCTTAACCTGTCACAGGAGTTAGGCGATCTGTTTACCCTGAAAATGGGTATCGCACGTGCTTACAAAGCACCGACCTTGTTCCAGAGCAACGGCAACTATGTGCTTTACAGCCGTGGACAAGGCTGTGCTGCCAGCGGCGGGGCCTGCTACCTGATCGGTAACGACGACCTGAAAGCGGAGAACAGCATCAACAAAGAGATCGGTCTGGAATTCCACCATGACGATTGGTTGGCTGGCATCACCTACTTCCGTAACGATTACCGCAACAAGATCGAAGCCGGGTATGCTCCGACGGGCACCACCACCAACGGAAAAACTGATATCTACCGTTGGGAAAACGTGCCGAAAGCGGTAGTCCAGGGTCTGGAAGGCACATTGAACGTGCCGGTTAGCGAAACGGTAGCCTGGAACAACAACGCCACCTACATGATTGAGAACGAGAATAAGACTACCGGTGATTACCTGTCGATTATTCCTGAGTTCACCATCAACTCTACCCTAAGTTGGCAAGCCACGCAGGATCTGTCGCTGCAAGGCACCATGACCTGGTACGGCCGTCAGAAGCCGAAAAAGTACAACTACAAGGGGGAGCCAGTGACGGGCACCGAAAAACGTGAGGTAAGCCCTTATACGGTATTTGGCTTGAGCAGCACCTATGCGGTGACCAAGAACGTTAGCATCACCGGGGGGATCGACAACCTGTTCGACAAACGTCAGTTCCGCGCAGGTAACGCGCAAACGACCGGTAACGCCGTCACCAATTCCTATATGTACGGTGCGGGTGCAGCAACCTATAACGAACCGGGCCGGACTTACTTTATGAGCCTGAACACCCAGTTCTGA
- a CDS encoding nucleotidyltransferase family protein, translating into MTPQQQIIDWLRQDSERMQALCTARRLGLNDWCLGAGFVRNLVWDRLHGFTASTPLNDIDVIHFDSRHSDAERDQMLESRLLEWSAQPWSVKNQARMHLRSHRAPYRDSEDAISYWTEIETAVGARLQADGSIQLVAPFGLQALFNHSITFNPKSNNLAAFEQRVVEKQWLELWPQLKLTPR; encoded by the coding sequence ATGACACCTCAGCAACAAATTATTGATTGGTTACGCCAAGATAGCGAACGTATGCAGGCCTTATGCACCGCCCGGCGGCTCGGGCTGAACGATTGGTGCCTGGGTGCGGGCTTCGTGCGTAATCTGGTGTGGGACCGGCTGCATGGTTTTACGGCCAGCACACCGCTCAACGATATCGATGTGATCCATTTCGACTCGCGCCATAGCGATGCCGAGCGCGACCAGATGCTGGAGTCGCGCCTGTTGGAGTGGTCGGCACAACCCTGGTCGGTAAAGAATCAGGCGCGTATGCACCTGCGTAGTCACCGCGCGCCCTATCGCGACAGCGAAGACGCCATCAGCTATTGGACGGAGATCGAAACCGCCGTGGGTGCCAGATTGCAAGCCGATGGCAGCATCCAGCTCGTCGCCCCTTTTGGCCTACAGGCGCTGTTCAACCACAGCATCACCTTCAACCCCAAGAGCAACAACCTGGCCGCTTTCGAACAGCGCGTGGTGGAGAAACAGTGGCTCGAACTCTGGCCACAGCTAAAGCTGACGCCAAGGTAA
- a CDS encoding FlxA-like family protein, producing MSTNITMIVPIKNPIAGVREVFTATGKGGAALMSAPVNNAPEGGKAKKTETDTPVAPKDSSAASRISALFKQIQNLQQKLVELQNSDGDAKQIEQQKQLIMSQIQMLQAEIARIQKQEMEKQQEEQMAKAMSGDGVNRPTAANAVDVYI from the coding sequence ATGTCGACCAACATTACCATGATTGTGCCCATCAAGAACCCGATTGCCGGAGTCCGTGAGGTGTTCACCGCCACCGGTAAAGGCGGGGCTGCACTGATGTCGGCACCGGTTAACAATGCCCCTGAAGGGGGGAAGGCCAAGAAAACCGAGACTGATACACCCGTGGCGCCAAAAGATAGCAGCGCGGCCTCGCGTATTTCAGCGCTATTTAAGCAGATCCAGAATCTGCAGCAAAAACTCGTTGAGCTGCAAAACTCGGATGGCGATGCCAAACAGATCGAGCAGCAAAAACAGCTGATCATGAGCCAGATCCAAATGCTCCAGGCTGAGATCGCGCGCATTCAGAAACAAGAAATGGAAAAACAGCAGGAAGAGCAGATGGCCAAGGCCATGAGCGGTGATGGCGTCAACCGCCCGACCGCCGCCAACGCCGTGGACGTTTATATCTAG
- a CDS encoding DUF3820 family protein: protein MEKENLIEIANTVMPFGKYQGRVLIDLPEEYLLWFARKGEFPNGRLGMLMEMTLAIKIEGLDHLIKPLKKS, encoded by the coding sequence ATGGAAAAAGAGAACCTGATCGAAATCGCCAACACCGTGATGCCCTTTGGCAAATACCAGGGCAGGGTGCTGATCGACCTGCCGGAAGAGTATCTGCTGTGGTTCGCCCGTAAGGGCGAATTCCCCAACGGCAGGCTGGGAATGCTGATGGAAATGACGTTGGCGATTAAAATTGAAGGGCTGGATCACCTGATCAAGCCCCTGAAGAAAAGCTGA